The Candidatus Saccharimonadales bacterium region AGTGGCACGACGACCCAAGACTCGCAATACTGGTTGATAAACAGTTCTGGCATGAGTGCTTTGCAAGCCAGCGATCCTACCGCTGCGTCATGGTTCTTTAATGGCTCACAGGATTGGGTCATAAGCGGCTATGGCATGAGCATAGGAGCAGCCAGCCCAGTAGCCGACTATGAATCATACGCACAGTTTGCGAGCGACATAGTAACTGGAAACATAGCGTCTGGTATCAAGTGGGTACTCTATGACGACGAGGCATGGTCTGGTACGCCATCTATTGAACAGCAACATCCCGAGACTTACCTTAAAGAGTTCGCTCAGTTGGCTCATCAACATGGCTTTAAGGTCATCGAGACACCAGCTCGCGATTTGATGTCCGTGCAGGGAGCTGACTGTGACCAAGCTACGACTGGAGCGAGCAGTGTCGAGGCAGCTTACTTGGCATGCAATATCGCTGCCGACACCCAAGATGCTGATGTTATGGACATCCAGTCACAAGGAGACCAGACAGATCTACCGCTCTATACCTCATTCACTAATAGCGCGGCTCAGCAAGCTCATGCGGTTAACCCAAATATGATTGTTATCGCCGGGCTGACATCTTACCGAGGTTACGATTCATCGAGTATCGTAAGTGCGTGGCAAGCCGTCCGCGCAACTGTCCAAGGTTTTTGGATGAATATCTCTCCATCGGCGCCCACCCCCGCTCAACAGGCGCTGGATTCAATCATCGCCCTAGAACACTAGCTAGGAATACTCCTCCAGAGAAGACCCGGTAAAAAGTGTACTAGGTCCGACTCGCCTTAAGTTAACTCACGAAGCTGCATATGTTTATTAAATGCACTCTTGTTGTGTGCTAAACTGTGCACGAATGGTCCAAAGCAAAAATGGATAGTCAAATAGGCTCATCGCCAGGCCTAAAGAGTACTGGGGCTAGTCTACCACCCAACCAAACGTCAACCCAGCCGCCTCCGCAGACATCTCCACCTAGCAGCCAGCCGATCGTTGGCTCGGTAGACCCACTACCAACTAATACAGTCGAGCCGCCATGGTTACGCCATAGAAGAATAAAGCGCCTAGTAGGCAAGCTGGTACGTTTTGGTTTGTTGGCAGCCCTACTGATAGTTATCGGGATCGGAGGATATCTGATGACCTCAAGCTATAATTTGAGAGCCATCATTACTGACTCAAAGTTCCGACAGTATACATTCTCAAATGACAAAGGCGAGAAGTACAGAATAGTGTTTTATAAGAACTCGGTCCAAGAAAACTACAATTTTGGAACAGTCACTAGTAGAGTCCTGCTTTCACCTTCTACAGCCACTGGCAGTGTGCCAATCTTGGTAGCCTTAGATGGTAAGAGAGGAGATACTAATGCTGCCGCCGAAGCTAAACTACAGGAATGCACCACCGAGGGGGCGAGTGTGGCGTTTAGTGTGTATATCAAATCTATTGGGGTAAATGCCAACTTCTGTACATACGCACAAGGTGTTGGCTATGAGTCCTTTTTCGGTAACGCAAACTCCGTATACTTTATGCAGATCATTCCTGCCGGAAATAACTTAGCGCAGACTGATGCAAATGCCCAGAAGATCGTCAATAGTAATCCAAGTATCAGCGACGCAGAAACAATCGCAGAATCTTTTGTATATCTAAGGAACAATTGATATCTAGCACAATACGCCTATCAACTCTCTTAGTTGCTGTCATGGAATAATCGCCAACGCTTAAGATTGACATGGGCATAAACGGTGTCATAATCACGAATCATGACTGAACTTAGAGAAATCACAGAAGACAGACCTAGCGCCGATCGCGAGCCACCAACACTGACCGCCACCGGCAGGGCTCTCGTAGGACTACTCGTCGGTGCTTCAAAAGCAGGCCTGCTTGTCGGTCGCGCTGCAGGTGTGACACAAGAGAGGGTACGAACCTGGAATAAGGGTCCCTATCGTGCGGCAGCCGAGATAGTAGCCACGACTATTACTAGAGCAGTTCCCGAGGATGAGCAATCAGGAGACGGCCAAGAAGACAGTCCGGCTCTCCCAGCCAGCTTAGCGAAGCAATTGTAACTGCGGCGAAGCCCGTAATCTACAGATCACTCGCAAACTTGGCAGTCGTCAGCCTAGGAGCAGGCCTCGGGCAGATAGGCAAGCGAGGTGAAACCCATGGACATCACCTCGCACGTGCGGCAGCTGAAGCGTTGACAGGCAATAGTACTACTAGCTAATCCCTACAATCTGCAGGTTAATCGGCTTGGCACCAGCCGGACCAAAACTCCACTGAATTACATCACGGATCTTCCTGCCTATCAGATTCTGCCCAAATGGGCTCTCATTGGAGATCTTGCCCTGAGCAGGATCAGCCTCCAAAGGATCGACGATTGTATAAGCAAGCTCCTTGCCATCACCTTTAAGATGGACGTGCGAACCAAGTTTTACTTTTGTTGCTTGGCGGATGCGTGGTAGTAGTTTGGCTTTTTTCAAAATATACTCTGTCTCAATAATCTCCTCCTCGATTAGCTGGAGTTGATTGACCTGTTCGGTCAGCGAGATTCGCTCTTCGTACTTGTTGGCTGAGCGGGCGTCTTTGAGAGCCCTCAGCGTACGCAATGAGTGGGCGTGCTCGTTTCGAAGCGAGCGCAGACGTTTCTTAAACCGCTTGAAACCTTCTTGGCTCAAGTAGTAGAGATCACGTCGAACTTTGTTCGTCCGTTGGGCAATACGCATGATTCTCCCCCCTTTTATTTGATTTACTTTTAACTCCGCTATACGTTCCCCAGACTCGGGCGCTAACGCGGGGCATATTTTAATTCAAGCACCGAAATCTTAAAATTTGCTGATAATACCGCTCACGCTTGGGTAATGTAGTTATTTTTACGTAGATGACCCATTCGACTGGGTGTTCGCCCCATTACCACTTGTTCCTCCGCCAAACGGCGAAAAGGTCGTTGTCGGGTTGATAGTGACTGAGGTTGCGTTAAAGGTACCTGAACTGGCCTTGCTGCCCCTAGCGATAACCGTGTCACCAACGCTTACTGACGATCCGCCTGTATATGTGGTCGCGCTACTCGTCTGGACCGTTGTTGAGTTTCCAAGTGGGTTCTGAACCGTGAACGAACTGCCGTTCACGGTTGTCACCTGGCCGAAGACACCACGCCGCATGAATCCACCACCCCTAAAACCGCCGCCGAATGGTGAGTTGCTGTTGTTGCTACTAAAGGTCGTCCCCGAAGGAGAGTTGGATGCGCTGGCGGTAGTATGTATATGCTCGCCGTAGTAAGTACCGAGAAAGAAAGCCAAGCCTATGGCAAAGAGCCCTGTGATCACAGTTGTTGCAGTCTTGGGTACCTGAAAGGTAGCACGTGGTTTCGATGTTGAGGAGACTGAATGAGCGTGCTTTACGGGCTTTTCGTGTTCGTTAGGAGCCGGTAGTGAGATGTCAGCGGGGTTATGCTTTCTGCCTGGCATCCTCAAGCCTTCCGTCTTTTAATTTAAATGTCATATCCGTCCTGCCGGCGATCGACAGGTCATGCGTAACAACAAGAATAGTGGCGTTCTCGGACTTAGCCAGTTTGTGAAGCAAATCGAAGATCATCTTACCGGTCTCTGTGTCTAGGTTACCGGTCGGCTCGTCAGCCAGAATTACTTTAGGGTGGTTGGCTAGTGACCTGGCTATGGCGACCCTTTGCTGTTCGCCGCCGCTGAGCTTACCAGGTTTACGCTTCTGCTTGTCACCAGTCAGCCCAACACTATTAAGAAGTTCTTCTGCCTTCTGGCGACGCTCTTTAGCGGGTATGTGCGCAAAAGCCAGGGGCAGCATTACATTCTCAAGAGCCGTTAAGTTTGGGATCAAGTTGTAGTTCTGGAAGACGAAGCCGATTCGTTTGAGTCGGTAGTTCGTCAGTCGACCCCCATGCAGTGAGGTGATGTCCGTACCATCGACCTTGATAGATCCTTCGGTCGGTCGGTCGAGCGCGCCTAGCATGGAGAGAAGGGTGCTCTTGCCACTTCCACTCTTGCCGATGATCGAAGCAAAGCAGCCCTCGGGCACTTTGAAACTGACGTCATCGACTGCGGAGACAATAGCGTCTCCTGATTTGAATCGTTTAGTAAGGTGTGTAACTTGTAGCATTATTCAGTCCTCATTACTTCCGACGGTCTAATCTTCGTAATCATCCACGAGGCTACGACGCTGCCAATTATGGCAATCAGAATGGCCGCTCCTAAACCATAGATGATGATGCTCCAGCCAACTGCCGCATGTATCGATGAGAGATTATGCCTGAAGAGCTGACCACCACCTCCAATCCTCCTGAAGAAACCACCTCCCGGGCCTGGGCCTGCAGCTACAGCCCCGCCAGGACCGGTCACGGCCACGTTGTTTGCGGCAGAGCTCGTGCTGTTGTTGACGAGGGTCTTGGTGATTGGGTTGCCGGCAATAACACCGAGCCCCATGCCGATGACTGAAGCGATCAGTGTTAAGGTAACTGCCTCAACGGCAAACTGGCTGATAACTCGACTACTGGAGGCACCGATTGCTTTCAGAACACCAATCTCCCTTCGTCGCTCGCGGACGATCATAATCATCGTTAGCAAGATGATGACGGCGCCGGCAATGGTGGCCCCGATGACACTGGAGAGTGAGACACTTTTGACACTGTTAAGCGGAGCGAGCGTGTTGTTGGCCTGCGTCTGTGAGCTGACCACATCTGCAGAGGAGCCAAGCTGTTTTGAGATAGCGCTTGTCGCCGAGCTAAGATTGCTTAAGGAGTCTACCGTAGCCGTCGCGCTCGTCACGTCGCTACTCTGACCACTGAGTCGCTGTTCAGTCGGAAGTGAAAGAACAACAAAGTTATTGCCTGCCTGAGTGCTAGTAGTAAAGATACCGGCAACAGTGAGGGTTGTACTGTAGGCCGTGAAGGTTGAGCCAACTTTCAAGTTGTTCTTGCTGGCCATGGCTTGAGAGACCATTGCGTCATCGGTATTTGAACTCCCGTTGATGGCTGTACCACTCGTAATAGTGAGGGTCTGACCATTGACGTCTGTTGTATCGTTTGTGCCGACTACGCTGACCGGTGGCGAGAAGTTAGCGGGTATCCCGCTCTGGCCGAGACCGCCGGCAATGAAGAGTTTGAAGCCGCCGCCTGATCCAGTCGTTCCCGAGACGCCGTTGCCGCTGAAGTTAATCTTAATAGGTGACTTCAGGCTTGTCTGATTTGTGCTGTTCGACGAACCGCCAAATGGCGTGACCGGCTGACTGGACCCGACCGTTGTCAGGTGGTCAGTCAGTGATTCCTGAAGACTCGTTATGTGCGGTAACGTTTTGACCTTGCTCAATTGGCTGGTTGTCAGGGCATTGTTCACTGAACTAAACCCGCTGAAACCAGCCGGTGAGATAGAGATGGTGTTACCGATTGAACCTTCTATCGTTTTGATCTTGTTTGAGACTGCCTGGTGGGCAATCAACATCGTCAGGCTGAGACCGATACTGAGACCCAGAATGAGGACGATCGACGTGCTCCGAATGAGATTACGCGTAGTGTTGCGAATCCCGAAGGTAATCGTGTTCATAAACGAAAATTCCCCTTAACATTTATGTGATGTTGAGGGGAATTGTAGGCAGGCTTTCTGAAAGAAGACTGATACAGGAGGTTTAGATCGGCAACCTGTCTCGTCGCTCAAGACCGATTCGCTGGACGCCCAGCATGCCTAATACGTGATACGGGTTCCACAAAAGAGCGTTATGCGTGACTCTGTTCGGGTCGCCCCCAACCGTATCGAGCCGAACGCCTTCCGCTTGAGCATCGAGCGCATCTTGACCAGATGCCTGGAAGCCAAACTCGCTATTGTCAAACTTCAGGCAGACAGCTGGTAGATTCTGGCCATCCAGCCGCCTGATCCCATGCGCCATAGTCACGCTCCGTACACTTGAGAGACGGGCAATACGTGGCATGACACGAGCGTGGAAACTTGGATGTCGGAGGACCTCGCGCTGGGCTGCAGCGGACTGCTCACTCATAGCGGCTCGTACCCCAGACGGGGTAGAGCGTAACTTCATGATGCGTTTCTCATTGCTTGTGATCCTCATACCGCCGCGCACCAGCCGAGGAACGGACATAGGTTCGGCACCGTCAACCGTCATAAGGCCTTTCAGCTTGATCGTATGACCCAGCTGGGCTTCGTCGAGAGCCAGCATGGCAGCCGAGTGGCCGATAACGACGGCGCCTTTCGCCACTCTTCGAAGACGGTCCGGGTCTTGCAGCCCGTTTCTGAAGCTTATCGTCCTGACGTCATCTACTCGATAGAGACCGTCAATGGCCTCTGCAAGAAGCCCCATCGATTGCTCGGGGACCGAATAGCCACCGATCACTGCTACACATGGTTTGCCCATCGCCTGGTTGTCCTCTTAATATTGACCTACTTGACAAGGGCCCACCACTGTTTATTACCATAACTATTATACCACTTATAGTACTTATACGTCAATCGTATTACAGTGGTCAGCGCTCGTATAGACGCAAGGTCATGTCAACCGTTTCCGGCTCACAGCCGTCTTTGCAGTTGAAGAGAACATAATCTTCATTCGGAAAAGCCAGATTCTTCACAGCTACCCTGGGATGAACATAGAGTCCGGTCATCTTGTCGATATAGATACCGGTTCGCTCCTGCGCCTTCAAGGCATGGTAGTAGATAGCCGCCTCGTCTGGATCCTCCACAAAGAGAACCTGCGACTGTAAGTGAGCAGCCTGCTTGGCGGTAGCCAGGTAGCTGTAGATGTAGCTAAGATGATTGAGTTCGCTTAGGGGCAGCGTGTCGTCTTCGCCGATCAGATCGTACCAGAGGCCATTGTACTCTCTAGCTCGGATACAGAGAC contains the following coding sequences:
- a CDS encoding GreA/GreB family elongation factor, producing MRIAQRTNKVRRDLYYLSQEGFKRFKKRLRSLRNEHAHSLRTLRALKDARSANKYEERISLTEQVNQLQLIEEEIIETEYILKKAKLLPRIRQATKVKLGSHVHLKGDGKELAYTIVDPLEADPAQGKISNESPFGQNLIGRKIRDVIQWSFGPAGAKPINLQIVGIS
- a CDS encoding FtsX-like permease family protein, whose amino-acid sequence is MNTITFGIRNTTRNLIRSTSIVLILGLSIGLSLTMLIAHQAVSNKIKTIEGSIGNTISISPAGFSGFSSVNNALTTSQLSKVKTLPHITSLQESLTDHLTTVGSSQPVTPFGGSSNSTNQTSLKSPIKINFSGNGVSGTTGSGGGFKLFIAGGLGQSGIPANFSPPVSVVGTNDTTDVNGQTLTITSGTAINGSSNTDDAMVSQAMASKNNLKVGSTFTAYSTTLTVAGIFTTSTQAGNNFVVLSLPTEQRLSGQSSDVTSATATVDSLSNLSSATSAISKQLGSSADVVSSQTQANNTLAPLNSVKSVSLSSVIGATIAGAVIILLTMIMIVRERRREIGVLKAIGASSSRVISQFAVEAVTLTLIASVIGMGLGVIAGNPITKTLVNNSTSSAANNVAVTGPGGAVAAGPGPGGGFFRRIGGGGQLFRHNLSSIHAAVGWSIIIYGLGAAILIAIIGSVVASWMITKIRPSEVMRTE
- a CDS encoding DUF5666 domain-containing protein; translation: MPGRKHNPADISLPAPNEHEKPVKHAHSVSSTSKPRATFQVPKTATTVITGLFAIGLAFFLGTYYGEHIHTTASASNSPSGTTFSSNNSNSPFGGGFRGGGFMRRGVFGQVTTVNGSSFTVQNPLGNSTTVQTSSATTYTGGSSVSVGDTVIARGSKASSGTFNATSVTINPTTTFSPFGGGTSGNGANTQSNGSST
- a CDS encoding ABC transporter ATP-binding protein, producing MLQVTHLTKRFKSGDAIVSAVDDVSFKVPEGCFASIIGKSGSGKSTLLSMLGALDRPTEGSIKVDGTDITSLHGGRLTNYRLKRIGFVFQNYNLIPNLTALENVMLPLAFAHIPAKERRQKAEELLNSVGLTGDKQKRKPGKLSGGEQQRVAIARSLANHPKVILADEPTGNLDTETGKMIFDLLHKLAKSENATILVVTHDLSIAGRTDMTFKLKDGRLEDARQKA